A region from the Thermoanaerobaculia bacterium genome encodes:
- a CDS encoding ATP-dependent DNA helicase, with amino-acid sequence GDYNYVFEPVTALAAFSLEELPECVLVVDEAHNLPDRARQIWSPELREADVAALENLAALSPGDVWRGLADGLAELRTLLVRWGADLPEEETVGEAHFAVDDYDDFLARWDEAMVAYFEWKRDSSEVSEDDPVLTLHFAVVRFGLVLRFAAGKHDFARVVERTAAGWKAALVCLDPARALAPTLNAASSVVLLSATLQPFEVIRRLTGLAADRTDAIALPPPFPRENRRVMLVPSVRTTFASRERNYEKIAGILARMADAHAGNDLALFPSYRFLREVSARLPATRARVIEQREKLTDFEKKEILRVLETPTREGVLFLAVAGGMYAEGVDYPGEKLSGVFIVSPSLPQVSFERELLRRYFDDQEESGFEFAYIQPGMTRVIQAAGRLIRSETDRGVVALLCRRFTEDPYRRYLPRDWYDEDPEELVSRDPEESVREFFAR; translated from the coding sequence TCGGCGACTACAACTACGTCTTCGAGCCGGTGACGGCGCTCGCCGCGTTCTCGCTCGAGGAGCTCCCGGAGTGCGTTCTCGTCGTCGACGAGGCGCACAACCTGCCCGACCGCGCGCGGCAGATCTGGTCGCCCGAGCTGCGCGAAGCCGACGTCGCCGCCCTGGAGAACCTCGCCGCGCTCTCCCCCGGGGACGTCTGGCGCGGCCTCGCCGACGGCCTGGCGGAGCTGCGAACCCTCCTCGTCCGCTGGGGAGCCGACCTCCCGGAGGAAGAAACCGTCGGGGAGGCCCACTTCGCCGTCGACGACTACGACGACTTCCTGGCGCGCTGGGACGAGGCGATGGTCGCGTATTTCGAATGGAAGCGCGATTCCTCGGAGGTCTCGGAGGACGACCCGGTCCTTACGCTCCATTTCGCCGTCGTGCGGTTCGGCCTCGTGCTCCGATTTGCGGCCGGCAAGCACGATTTCGCGCGGGTCGTCGAGCGCACCGCGGCCGGCTGGAAGGCCGCCCTCGTCTGCCTCGATCCCGCCCGCGCTCTCGCGCCGACGTTGAACGCCGCGTCCTCCGTCGTCCTCCTCTCGGCGACGCTCCAGCCCTTCGAGGTGATCCGGCGCCTGACCGGGCTCGCCGCCGACCGCACGGACGCGATCGCCCTTCCGCCGCCGTTTCCGCGCGAGAACCGCCGCGTGATGCTCGTCCCTTCGGTCCGGACGACGTTCGCCTCGCGCGAGCGCAACTACGAGAAGATCGCCGGGATCCTCGCGCGCATGGCCGACGCCCACGCCGGCAACGACCTCGCGCTCTTCCCCTCGTACCGCTTCCTCCGGGAGGTCTCCGCCCGCCTCCCGGCGACGCGCGCGCGGGTCATCGAGCAGCGGGAGAAGCTGACCGACTTCGAGAAGAAGGAGATCCTGCGGGTGCTCGAGACCCCGACGCGGGAGGGCGTCCTCTTCCTCGCCGTCGCCGGCGGCATGTACGCGGAGGGGGTCGACTATCCCGGGGAGAAGCTCTCCGGCGTCTTCATCGTCTCCCCTTCTCTCCCGCAGGTCTCCTTCGAGCGCGAGCTCCTGAGGCGCTACTTCGACGACCAGGAGGAATCGGGGTTCGAGTTCGCGTACATCCAGCCGGGGATGACCCGCGTGATCCAGGCCGCCGGGCGTCTGATCCGTTCGGAGACCGACCGGGGCGTCGTCGCGCTGCTGTGCCGGCGTTTCACGGAGGATCCCTACCGCCGCTATCTCCCGCGCGACTGGTACGACGAGGACCCGGAGGAGCTCGTCTCCCGGGACCCCGAGGAATCCGTGAGAGAATTTTTCGCGCGATGA
- a CDS encoding PIG-L family deacetylase, whose translation MKRTAGFLAFSVLAASAATFAQTPDPRADHGAAALRRSLLEASTTASLLQVTAHPDDEDGGLLTMLARGRGVRVGLVTLTRGEGGQNKIGPELFDALGVTRTEELLASDRYYGVSQFFTRAVDYGFSKTLAEALAKWRFADADGGPVVGDLVRVIRRFRPDVLVARFSGTRRDGHAHHEASSILARRAFEEAGDPSKFPEQIREGLLPWKPKKLYVGIIRAGEDWTVSEDVGAYDSLLGLSYAQLAWQGLSHQRTQGVGQVQPDPGSRPVYYKRIDGTPAAAVLDVSGRVEIPYHEGKGVPESGFFDGIDTSLSGIADRLGADERSVPFLRPGLASLAREVGAASGAFDAARPEKCAEPLSRALAAADRLVRDLEGSALPPAEKSPGLFLLGIKRDQLRGALDHALSLALVARVEPEKEPGSPFPGFRFAVETARVAVPGGSYPISVSLSNRSSADLKVLGASIEAPAGWKVDAVSPAPADLPSGQTARALFRVTVAADASFTAPFWHRASVEDAVYSVDDPAKIGDPLPAFPLRARVRYSVAGAENAIETVVETRTIDPLRGEVARALAVEPALSIRNTPPLAVVPLARVGRGSVPLDVEVTAQAPGPQSGRVSLDVPAGWPRPAARTFAIGGDETSAAVRFALEVPAGTGPGIYRVGAAADGASRTLDFIEHPDIGPFYFLKAAETRVEVLDLRLPDGLSIGYVRGAEDSIPEFLQQLGIRVHLLTAEDLEKGNLSSYPTIVTGPRAYDVRDDLRRANPRLLDYVRAGGRLVVQYNSNTRAFDAGNWFPHPAKFPDRNERVTVEDSPVEMLSPEDPVWNRPNRITPRDFDGWVQERGLYFVGEWSADWKPLLSMHDPGEPPLRGGLLTTTLGKGTYVFTAESWFRELPEGVPGAIRIFVNLISPATTR comes from the coding sequence GTGAAACGAACCGCCGGGTTTCTCGCCTTCTCCGTCCTCGCCGCGTCGGCGGCGACGTTCGCGCAGACTCCCGATCCCCGGGCGGATCACGGGGCCGCCGCGCTGAGGCGATCGCTCCTCGAGGCGTCCACGACGGCGTCGCTCCTGCAGGTGACCGCGCATCCGGACGACGAGGACGGCGGGCTCCTCACGATGCTCGCCCGCGGCCGCGGCGTTCGCGTCGGGCTCGTGACGCTCACGCGCGGCGAGGGTGGGCAGAACAAGATCGGACCGGAGCTCTTCGACGCTCTCGGCGTGACCCGAACGGAGGAGCTCCTCGCCTCGGACCGCTATTACGGCGTCTCCCAGTTCTTCACGCGCGCGGTCGACTACGGATTCTCGAAGACGCTCGCCGAGGCGCTCGCGAAGTGGCGTTTCGCCGACGCGGACGGCGGACCGGTCGTGGGCGATCTCGTCCGGGTGATCCGCCGTTTCCGTCCCGATGTCCTCGTCGCGCGCTTCTCCGGAACGCGGCGCGACGGGCATGCGCACCACGAGGCCTCGTCGATCCTCGCCCGCCGCGCCTTCGAAGAGGCGGGCGACCCTTCGAAGTTCCCGGAGCAGATCCGGGAGGGTCTCCTCCCGTGGAAGCCGAAGAAGCTCTACGTCGGAATCATCCGCGCCGGCGAGGACTGGACCGTTTCCGAGGACGTCGGCGCCTACGACTCTCTGCTCGGCCTTTCTTACGCGCAGCTCGCGTGGCAGGGACTGTCGCACCAGCGCACCCAGGGCGTCGGCCAGGTCCAGCCGGATCCCGGCTCCCGGCCCGTCTACTACAAGCGGATCGACGGAACGCCCGCCGCGGCCGTGCTCGACGTTTCCGGACGCGTCGAGATCCCCTATCACGAGGGAAAAGGCGTTCCCGAGAGCGGGTTCTTCGACGGGATCGACACGAGCCTCTCCGGAATCGCGGACCGCCTCGGCGCCGACGAGAGATCGGTGCCTTTCCTGCGGCCGGGGCTCGCCTCCCTCGCCCGCGAGGTCGGCGCGGCCTCCGGCGCCTTCGACGCGGCGCGACCGGAGAAATGCGCCGAGCCGCTCTCGCGCGCGCTCGCGGCCGCCGACCGGCTCGTCCGGGACCTCGAGGGGTCGGCGCTCCCGCCGGCGGAGAAATCGCCGGGGCTCTTCCTCCTCGGCATCAAGCGCGACCAGCTTCGCGGCGCCCTCGACCACGCGCTGTCGCTGGCGCTCGTCGCGCGGGTCGAGCCGGAAAAGGAGCCGGGCTCCCCGTTCCCGGGCTTCCGGTTCGCCGTGGAGACCGCGCGCGTCGCCGTCCCGGGCGGAAGCTACCCGATCTCCGTATCGCTTTCGAACCGCTCGTCGGCCGACCTGAAGGTCCTCGGCGCTTCGATCGAGGCCCCGGCCGGGTGGAAGGTCGATGCGGTCTCGCCGGCGCCCGCCGACCTTCCCTCGGGGCAGACCGCGCGCGCGCTCTTCCGGGTGACGGTCGCCGCGGACGCTTCGTTCACGGCGCCGTTCTGGCATCGGGCGTCCGTCGAGGACGCCGTCTATTCCGTCGACGACCCCGCGAAAATCGGCGATCCTCTGCCCGCGTTCCCGCTCCGCGCGCGCGTCCGCTATTCCGTCGCCGGAGCGGAGAACGCGATCGAAACGGTCGTCGAGACCCGGACGATCGATCCCCTGCGCGGCGAGGTCGCCCGCGCGCTCGCCGTCGAACCCGCGCTTTCGATCCGAAACACGCCGCCTCTCGCCGTCGTCCCGCTCGCGCGCGTCGGCCGCGGGAGCGTCCCGCTCGACGTCGAGGTCACCGCCCAGGCGCCCGGACCGCAGAGCGGACGCGTTTCGCTCGACGTCCCGGCGGGATGGCCGAGACCGGCGGCCCGGACGTTCGCGATCGGCGGCGACGAGACTTCCGCGGCCGTGCGCTTCGCCCTCGAAGTGCCCGCGGGCACCGGGCCCGGGATCTATCGGGTGGGGGCGGCGGCCGACGGCGCGAGCCGGACGCTCGACTTCATCGAGCATCCCGACATCGGGCCTTTCTATTTCCTGAAGGCCGCCGAGACGCGCGTCGAGGTGCTCGACCTGCGGCTCCCGGACGGGCTCTCGATCGGCTACGTGCGCGGCGCCGAGGACTCGATCCCCGAATTCCTCCAGCAGCTCGGGATCCGCGTCCACCTCCTCACCGCCGAGGACCTCGAGAAAGGAAACCTCTCTTCGTATCCGACGATCGTGACCGGCCCGCGCGCCTACGACGTCCGCGACGACCTTCGGCGGGCGAACCCGCGCCTTCTCGACTACGTTCGAGCCGGCGGCCGCCTCGTCGTCCAGTACAACAGCAACACGCGCGCGTTCGACGCGGGGAACTGGTTCCCGCATCCGGCGAAGTTCCCCGACCGGAACGAGAGGGTCACGGTCGAGGACTCGCCGGTCGAGATGCTCTCTCCCGAGGACCCGGTCTGGAACCGGCCCAACCGGATCACGCCGCGCGACTTCGACGGCTGGGTGCAGGAGCGGGGCCTCTATTTCGTCGGCGAGTGGTCCGCCGACTGGAAGCCGCTCCTCTCGATGCACGATCCGGGCGAGCCGCCGCTGCGCGGCGGGCTGCTGACGACCACGCTCGGCAAAGGCACGTACGTCTTCACCGCGGAATCGTGGTTCCGCGAGCTCCCGGAGGGAGTGCCCGGCGCGATCCGCATCTTCGTCAACCTGATCTCGCCGGCGACGACGCGTTGA
- a CDS encoding MFS transporter: MASARRPRDPPGDRESARTSPPTRRGRRRRETRRFVSRNILPGEEVIRKRIDKEIGGGTIAAGESPAASSAAGAPLPPPGGWRKTFRAFSYRDYRMLWSGSFTSSCGTWMQEVAQNWLIFDMTRSAFWLGLDAFLGDAPFILFSLLGGVVADRYDRRKILLGSQVVQLTNAFVLAGLVFFGRVQIWHILVLSFLTGVAQSFGGPAYQALVPTLVEKEDVPNAVSLQSTQFNLARVVGPLLAAVAFAKFGAAACFGLNGLSFFVVIAALLLIRTRFVRKTGRHPPVLQSLRESLSFISRTPAMKALILLSFAGSFFAFPLLTFLPVFAKVIFARDVRAYGRFLTFFGVGAVLGAIAAARLSHSARKGIRAVAAQVVFAAIIVAFALSRNFTLSCALLFLGGAALSVVFTMLMSLVQTIVADEMRGRVGSVYMLAFRGAIPLGNVVAGAVAARTSVTTVLAVNGVLLALVGVTVLGLRRADLSAA; this comes from the coding sequence ATCGCCTCAGCGCGGCGGCCCCGTGATCCGCCCGGGGATCGGGAGTCTGCGCGAACGTCGCCGCCGACGCGGCGAGGACGGAGAAGGCGAGAAACCCGGCGGTTCGTTTCACGTAATATTCTCCCGGGCGAGGAAGTTATACGAAAGAGAATCGATAAGGAAATCGGCGGCGGGACGATCGCCGCCGGAGAATCGCCCGCGGCGTCGTCCGCCGCCGGCGCGCCGCTCCCCCCGCCGGGCGGGTGGCGAAAGACCTTTCGCGCCTTCTCGTACCGCGACTACCGGATGCTCTGGTCCGGCTCGTTCACGTCCTCGTGCGGGACGTGGATGCAGGAGGTCGCGCAGAACTGGCTGATCTTCGACATGACCCGTTCGGCGTTCTGGCTGGGCCTCGACGCTTTCCTCGGAGACGCCCCGTTCATCCTCTTCTCGCTGCTGGGCGGCGTCGTCGCCGACCGCTACGACCGGCGCAAGATCCTCCTCGGCTCGCAGGTCGTGCAGCTGACCAACGCCTTCGTCCTGGCAGGGCTCGTCTTCTTCGGCCGCGTCCAGATCTGGCACATCCTCGTCCTCTCGTTCCTGACGGGGGTTGCGCAGTCGTTCGGCGGGCCGGCGTACCAGGCGCTCGTCCCGACCCTCGTCGAGAAGGAGGACGTGCCGAACGCCGTCTCGCTGCAGTCCACCCAGTTCAACCTCGCGCGGGTCGTCGGCCCCCTGCTCGCCGCGGTCGCGTTCGCGAAGTTCGGCGCGGCGGCGTGCTTCGGGTTGAACGGGCTTTCGTTCTTCGTCGTGATCGCGGCGCTGCTGCTGATCCGCACCCGGTTCGTCCGCAAGACCGGGCGGCACCCGCCGGTGCTGCAGAGCCTTCGGGAAAGCCTCTCCTTCATCAGCCGGACCCCGGCGATGAAGGCCCTCATCCTGCTCTCGTTCGCGGGCAGCTTCTTCGCGTTCCCGCTGCTGACCTTCCTTCCCGTCTTCGCCAAGGTGATCTTCGCGCGCGACGTGCGCGCCTACGGCCGGTTCCTGACGTTCTTCGGCGTCGGCGCCGTGCTCGGGGCGATCGCGGCCGCCCGCCTGTCCCACTCCGCGCGCAAGGGCATCCGCGCGGTCGCGGCGCAGGTCGTGTTCGCGGCGATCATCGTGGCGTTCGCGCTCTCCCGGAATTTCACGCTGTCGTGCGCCCTCCTGTTCCTCGGCGGCGCGGCCCTCTCGGTCGTCTTCACGATGCTGATGTCGCTCGTGCAGACGATCGTCGCCGACGAGATGCGAGGTCGCGTCGGCTCGGTCTACATGCTGGCATTCCGGGGGGCGATCCCGCTCGGGAACGTCGTCGCGGGCGCCGTCGCCGCCCGAACGTCGGTCACCACCGTCCTCGCGGTCAACGGCGTCCTCCTGGCGCTCGTCGGCGTGACCGTGCTCGGGCTCCGCAGGGCCGACCTCTCCGCCGCATGA
- a CDS encoding PHP domain-containing protein, whose product MSPGEVASRLDEIGQILRLAGENEFKSRAYTRAARSLETWKGDLAEAVADGTLRNVPGIGPAIFEKIATLVTTGTLPYLDDLRQRFPASLSALFRVPGLGPKKIEIVRAKLGVASLSELEAACRDGRIEALPGFGPASTRKILAGIAFARRAGARRPYAQAAELASRLRAVVAESGLAEKVEVAGDVRRGCEVTDAATIVAATARPGAVLDLFASLPASEGGATRGGDRSSAIFLGGLRGEVRVCGGSEFGSTLLRETGNAAHAARVLERAAGGGARPGATLSEEELYAAAGLPFIPPELREDRGEIDAAAAGRLPRLLEPEDLRGLFHVHTTESDGANTLEEMVDAAAAAGFEYVAITDHSKIAGYAHGLDERRVEAQRAEIERLRKRRPGIAIFHGTEADILPDGSIDYGDDFLASFDVVVASVHSRFDLPEEEQTRRLVRAAENRRVSILGHLTGRLLLRREGITIDLPRVLDAAAASGCAIEINGSPRRLDLDWRFHRDAAARGIPLAIGPDAHSIRELDYFRHAVRVARKGWVEPDQVLNTRPAAAIRKWIAARR is encoded by the coding sequence CTGAGCCCCGGAGAGGTCGCGTCGCGGCTCGACGAGATCGGGCAGATTCTCCGGCTCGCGGGCGAGAACGAGTTCAAGTCGCGGGCCTACACGCGAGCCGCGCGGTCGCTCGAGACCTGGAAAGGCGACCTCGCGGAGGCGGTCGCGGACGGGACGCTGCGGAACGTCCCCGGCATCGGGCCGGCGATCTTCGAGAAAATCGCGACGCTCGTCACGACGGGGACCCTCCCGTATCTCGACGACCTGCGGCAGCGGTTCCCGGCTTCCCTTTCCGCCCTCTTCCGCGTTCCCGGGCTCGGCCCGAAGAAGATCGAGATCGTCCGCGCGAAGCTCGGCGTCGCTTCCCTGTCCGAACTCGAGGCGGCGTGCCGCGACGGGCGGATCGAAGCACTCCCGGGATTCGGGCCGGCGTCGACGAGGAAGATCCTGGCCGGAATTGCGTTCGCGCGCCGGGCGGGAGCGCGGCGGCCGTACGCGCAAGCCGCGGAGCTCGCCTCGCGCCTGCGCGCCGTCGTCGCGGAGTCCGGGCTCGCGGAGAAGGTCGAGGTCGCGGGAGACGTCCGCCGCGGATGCGAGGTGACCGACGCCGCGACCATCGTCGCCGCGACGGCGCGGCCCGGCGCGGTTCTCGATCTCTTCGCCTCCCTGCCCGCCTCCGAAGGGGGGGCGACCCGGGGCGGAGACCGCTCGTCGGCGATCTTCCTCGGCGGCCTCCGGGGAGAAGTGCGCGTCTGCGGAGGCTCCGAGTTCGGGTCGACGCTCCTGCGCGAGACGGGCAATGCCGCCCATGCCGCGCGCGTCCTCGAACGGGCGGCCGGCGGCGGCGCCCGGCCCGGCGCGACCCTCTCCGAAGAAGAGCTCTACGCGGCGGCCGGACTGCCGTTCATCCCGCCCGAGCTCCGCGAGGATCGCGGCGAGATCGATGCCGCCGCCGCGGGCCGGCTCCCGCGCCTCCTCGAGCCGGAGGACCTGCGCGGGCTCTTCCACGTCCACACCACCGAATCCGACGGCGCGAACACGCTCGAGGAGATGGTCGACGCCGCCGCGGCCGCCGGATTCGAATACGTCGCGATCACGGACCATTCGAAGATCGCCGGGTACGCGCACGGACTGGACGAGAGGCGCGTCGAAGCGCAGCGCGCCGAGATCGAGCGACTCCGGAAGAGGCGGCCCGGGATCGCGATCTTCCACGGCACGGAAGCGGACATCCTTCCCGACGGTTCGATCGACTACGGCGACGATTTCCTCGCCTCGTTCGACGTCGTCGTCGCCTCGGTCCATTCCCGGTTCGATCTTCCGGAGGAGGAGCAGACGCGGCGCCTCGTCCGGGCCGCGGAGAACCGGCGGGTTTCGATCCTGGGCCATCTGACCGGCCGGCTGCTGCTGAGGCGGGAAGGCATCACGATCGATCTTCCCCGCGTCCTCGACGCCGCGGCGGCCTCCGGATGCGCGATCGAGATCAACGGATCGCCGCGGCGCCTCGACCTCGACTGGCGCTTCCACCGGGACGCCGCCGCTCGAGGAATTCCGCTCGCCATCGGCCCGGACGCGCACTCGATCCGCGAGCTCGACTACTTCCGCCACGCCGTGCGCGTCGCCCGCAAGGGATGGGTCGAGCCGGACCAGGTCCTGAACACCCGGCCGGCCGCTGCGATCCGGAAGTGGATCGCGGCGAGGAGATGA
- a CDS encoding APC family permease: MTELRREIGLWRGVALNMIDMVGIGPFITIPLILSAMGGGRAMLAWLLGALLAISDGLVTAELAAELPASGGTYVFLREAYGRDRWGRLLSFLFLFQILISAPLSMASGAIGFAKYLVYLFPSISWPTSAIAAVACAALTLLLLRRIGTLGKLSILLWAGVLATVGIIIAAGLPHLKLSAFAFWRAPRLDGGTAYAGLLTALVFAVYDYLGYYNICYLGDEIHDPTRTIPRVIVISILAIAVLYVVMNACLVSVLPMRTAMTSEHVFSDYLAVLLGPKAARAVTLLILWTGLASVFSLILGYSRILWAAGKDRNFFAVFGRLHPTGAFPWVAVVWLGATGTIFCLLPLPTVIRSIITIRAIIPFFTQVVAAVILRVREPRRPRPFRMWLYPLPAAVAMVLWGYIVVSPEKGFKPAGALVMAAGLGFFLVRAFARKQWPFSRRAAA, translated from the coding sequence TTGACCGAGCTCCGCCGCGAGATCGGCCTCTGGCGGGGGGTCGCTCTCAACATGATCGACATGGTCGGGATCGGCCCGTTCATCACGATCCCGCTGATCCTGTCGGCCATGGGAGGCGGCCGCGCGATGCTCGCGTGGCTCCTCGGCGCGCTGCTCGCGATCTCCGACGGACTCGTGACGGCCGAGCTCGCCGCCGAGCTCCCCGCCTCCGGCGGGACCTACGTCTTCCTCCGGGAGGCTTACGGGCGCGACCGCTGGGGGCGTCTGCTCTCGTTCCTCTTCCTGTTCCAGATCCTGATCTCGGCGCCGCTGTCGATGGCCTCCGGAGCGATCGGATTCGCAAAGTACCTCGTCTATCTCTTCCCGTCGATCTCCTGGCCGACGTCGGCGATCGCCGCCGTCGCCTGCGCGGCGCTGACTCTGCTCCTGCTCCGCCGCATCGGAACCCTCGGAAAGCTCTCGATCCTCCTCTGGGCGGGGGTGCTCGCGACCGTGGGGATCATCATCGCGGCGGGACTTCCGCATCTGAAGCTCTCGGCGTTCGCGTTCTGGCGGGCGCCGAGGCTCGACGGCGGCACGGCGTACGCCGGCCTTCTCACCGCCCTCGTCTTCGCCGTGTACGACTATCTGGGCTACTACAACATCTGCTATCTCGGAGACGAGATCCACGACCCGACGCGAACGATTCCCCGCGTGATCGTGATCTCGATCCTCGCGATCGCGGTCCTCTACGTCGTGATGAACGCCTGCCTCGTCTCGGTCCTTCCGATGCGGACGGCGATGACTTCCGAGCACGTCTTCTCCGACTACCTCGCCGTCCTCCTGGGCCCGAAGGCGGCGCGGGCCGTGACGCTCCTGATCCTCTGGACCGGACTCGCGTCCGTCTTCTCGCTGATCCTCGGCTACTCCCGGATCCTCTGGGCCGCGGGGAAAGACCGCAACTTCTTCGCCGTGTTCGGACGCCTCCATCCGACGGGAGCGTTCCCGTGGGTGGCGGTGGTCTGGCTGGGAGCCACCGGTACGATCTTCTGCCTCCTGCCGCTGCCGACCGTCATTCGTTCGATCATCACGATCCGGGCGATCATCCCGTTCTTCACCCAGGTCGTCGCCGCGGTGATCCTCCGCGTCCGGGAGCCTCGGCGGCCGCGGCCGTTCCGGATGTGGCTCTATCCCCTTCCGGCCGCCGTCGCGATGGTCCTCTGGGGCTACATCGTCGTGTCGCCCGAGAAGGGCTTCAAGCCGGCGGGAGCGCTCGTGATGGCGGCCGGGCTCGGGTTCTTCCTCGTGCGGGCCTTCGCGCGGAAACAATGGCCGTTCTCGCGGCGCGCCGCCGCCTAG
- a CDS encoding SDR family oxidoreductase, whose amino-acid sequence MSGSDRGAEIALVTGGGTGLGRATALALSDAGFPVAVVSRSAEHVEGAAAEIRSRGGRALAVTGDVRDPAAVESAVERVERELGPIGVLVNNAAGNFLIPSEELTPNGFRAVVEIVLHGTWFCSSSVGRRMLARGRGTMVNVVATYAETGMPGVVHSAAAKAGVLAITRTLAAEWGSRGIRVNAVAPGIMATEGAAKNLQFADASTQERLVRTIPARRLARLEEVAGAIVWLCGPSADYVTGACLTIDGGISLPGGFFKRG is encoded by the coding sequence ATGAGCGGAAGCGATCGGGGCGCGGAGATCGCGCTCGTCACCGGGGGAGGGACGGGCCTCGGCCGCGCGACCGCGCTCGCCCTTTCCGACGCCGGATTTCCGGTCGCGGTCGTCTCGCGGTCGGCCGAGCACGTCGAAGGAGCCGCCGCCGAGATCCGGTCGCGCGGGGGACGCGCCCTCGCGGTGACGGGAGACGTTCGGGACCCGGCGGCGGTCGAAAGCGCGGTCGAGCGGGTCGAGCGCGAGCTCGGCCCGATCGGCGTCCTCGTCAACAACGCGGCGGGCAATTTCCTGATCCCGTCGGAAGAGCTCACGCCGAACGGCTTCCGCGCGGTCGTGGAGATCGTGCTCCACGGCACGTGGTTCTGCTCCTCGTCGGTCGGCCGGCGAATGCTCGCCCGCGGCCGGGGGACGATGGTCAACGTGGTCGCGACCTACGCCGAAACCGGAATGCCGGGCGTCGTGCACTCGGCGGCCGCCAAGGCCGGCGTCCTCGCGATCACGCGCACGCTCGCCGCCGAGTGGGGGTCCCGCGGCATTCGCGTCAACGCGGTCGCTCCCGGGATCATGGCGACCGAGGGGGCGGCGAAGAACCTCCAGTTCGCCGACGCTTCGACGCAGGAGAGGCTCGTGCGGACGATCCCGGCCCGGCGGCTCGCGCGGCTCGAGGAGGTCGCCGGCGCGATCGTCTGGCTCTGCGGCCCCTCGGCCGATTACGTCACGGGAGCGTGTCTCACGATCGACGGCGGCATCTCGCTGCCGGGCGGGTTCTTCAAGCGCGGGTGA
- a CDS encoding pyridoxal-phosphate dependent enzyme produces the protein MTDFPRYEAILLPHPRLPATTVVAEFALPTGSFKDRGAEAVVAHACAAGARRVSLDSSGNAGLAVAAAARRAGLEAVVRVAAGISPAKEALIASTGARIEKFDSRAEAVRACAADLDAYDASHVRNPVFREGVATLAAAWARKASLPDRVVLPLGNGSLLLGLWEGLRRLRAERTIGRLPRLVAVQSERCAPIARPSAPGDGRTMADGCAVLDPPLAGAIRAAIEESGGLAIAVPESSIAAAWREAWNDGFPIEPTSALAFAAFDALPEADATAVIATGSGLKHPPGAAS, from the coding sequence GTGACCGACTTCCCCCGCTACGAGGCGATCCTCCTTCCCCACCCCCGCCTCCCCGCCACCACGGTCGTCGCCGAGTTCGCGCTGCCGACGGGCTCGTTCAAGGACCGGGGGGCCGAGGCCGTCGTCGCTCACGCCTGCGCCGCGGGAGCGCGCCGGGTCTCGCTCGACTCGTCGGGCAACGCCGGCCTCGCCGTCGCGGCGGCCGCGCGCCGCGCCGGCCTCGAGGCGGTCGTCCGCGTCGCGGCGGGGATCTCGCCCGCGAAAGAAGCGCTCATCGCCTCGACCGGCGCGCGCATCGAGAAGTTCGACAGCCGGGCGGAGGCCGTGCGCGCGTGCGCGGCCGACCTCGACGCATACGACGCGAGCCATGTTCGGAACCCCGTCTTCCGCGAAGGGGTCGCGACACTCGCGGCGGCCTGGGCGCGGAAGGCCTCCCTTCCCGACCGCGTCGTCCTCCCCCTCGGAAACGGCTCCCTCCTCCTCGGGCTCTGGGAGGGCCTCCGGCGGCTCCGCGCGGAACGGACGATCGGGCGCCTGCCGCGGCTCGTCGCCGTCCAGTCCGAACGATGCGCGCCGATCGCGCGTCCTTCGGCCCCGGGCGACGGCCGGACGATGGCCGACGGCTGCGCCGTCCTGGACCCGCCGCTCGCCGGCGCGATCCGCGCCGCGATCGAGGAGAGCGGGGGCCTTGCGATCGCGGTCCCGGAGAGCTCGATCGCGGCGGCATGGCGGGAGGCGTGGAACGACGGTTTTCCCATCGAGCCGACGTCCGCCCTCGCGTTCGCGGCGTTCGACGCGCTGCCCGAGGCCGATGCGACCGCGGTGATCGCGACCGGATCGGGGCTGAAGCATCCTCCCGGGGCGGCGTCCTGA
- a CDS encoding NUDIX hydrolase — protein MNDGPRLTVDSLTRDEDGRILLVRRGRPPFEGRWALPGGFVETGETTETACIRETREETGVEIEIEGLAGVYSRPDRDPRGHTVSVVYRCRAVGGDAKGADDAAEARWFAPHELAKLEFAFDHAEIAAAHVS, from the coding sequence ATGAACGACGGACCGCGTCTGACCGTGGATTCGCTGACCCGCGACGAGGACGGCCGCATCCTCCTCGTCCGCCGCGGGCGGCCGCCCTTCGAGGGGCGATGGGCGCTCCCGGGCGGATTCGTCGAGACCGGGGAAACGACCGAGACCGCCTGCATTCGGGAGACGCGCGAGGAGACGGGCGTCGAGATCGAGATCGAGGGGCTCGCCGGCGTCTACTCGCGCCCCGACCGCGACCCTCGCGGCCACACCGTATCCGTCGTCTACCGCTGCCGCGCGGTCGGCGGGGACGCGAAGGGCGCCGACGACGCCGCCGAGGCCCGCTGGTTCGCCCCGCACGAGCTCGCGAAGCTCGAGTTCGCGTTCGACCACGCGGAGATCGCCGCCGCCCACGTCTCGTGA